One stretch of Chryseobacterium fluminis DNA includes these proteins:
- a CDS encoding UDP-2,3-diacylglucosamine diphosphatase translates to MKRNIELVVISDVHLGTYGCKAKELLRYLNSIQPKTLVLNGDIIDIWQFKKSYFPKPHLEVIKKILSFATKNTDVYYITGNHDEMFRKFTDFELGNLKVCNKICLDIDHKKTWIFHGDVFDASVQHSKWIAKLGGKGYDLLIVINNMVNWFLEKMGKEKYSFSKKIKNNVKKAVKYIGDFELTASELAIDNHYDYVICGHIHQPQIRQVTNRKGSCTYLNSGDWIENLSALEYHHKEWTVFYYDEHKHILKDNETEEIQDIDHSALLKLVTNFTE, encoded by the coding sequence ATGAAAAGAAATATTGAATTGGTTGTCATATCGGATGTTCATCTGGGAACTTATGGATGTAAGGCTAAAGAATTACTGAGATACCTCAATTCTATTCAGCCCAAAACTTTAGTTTTGAATGGAGATATTATTGATATCTGGCAGTTCAAAAAGTCTTACTTTCCTAAACCCCATCTGGAAGTGATCAAGAAGATCCTTTCCTTTGCTACAAAAAATACAGATGTCTACTATATTACCGGGAACCATGATGAGATGTTCCGGAAGTTCACCGATTTCGAACTGGGTAACCTTAAAGTCTGCAATAAAATCTGTCTGGATATTGACCATAAAAAAACCTGGATTTTTCACGGTGATGTTTTCGACGCCTCTGTTCAGCATTCCAAATGGATCGCTAAGCTCGGAGGAAAAGGCTATGATCTTCTCATTGTAATCAATAATATGGTTAACTGGTTTCTGGAGAAAATGGGTAAGGAAAAATATTCATTTTCAAAAAAAATTAAAAACAACGTCAAAAAAGCGGTTAAGTACATTGGTGACTTTGAGCTGACGGCTTCTGAACTGGCAATTGACAATCACTATGATTACGTTATTTGCGGACATATTCACCAGCCGCAGATCCGCCAGGTCACGAACAGAAAAGGATCATGTACCTATCTGAATTCCGGGGACTGGATCGAAAATCTTTCAGCATTAGAATATCATCATAAAGAATGGACTGTTTTTTATTATGACGAGCATAAACACATCCTGAAGGACAATGAAACCGAAGAGATTCAGGATATCGATCATTCAGCACTTTTAAAATTAGTAACCAATTTTACAGAATGA
- a CDS encoding glycosyltransferase family protein translates to MKILYAFQGTGNGHVARAQEIVPILKKHASVDTLISGHQSQLKADFDVNFQHKGISLLYNKTGGLSYRKTLIDNNFYQAFKTIREIELSQYDLIINDYEPITGWACKWKKYPMIELSHQAAMLFKETPKPEKKDVFGELVLKYYVPSDRKIGFHFESYHPQIKKPVIRRKIRNLNPDKKGFYLVYLPSFSDANIIKILKQIPVEWKIFSKHSTLQFRDQNVEIFPIGETEYLKSFENCDGVLCNAGFESPAEALFMDKKLFVIPIHHQYEQECNACALDKMGIPNSKILKLEEIEEWVASDFQLKVNYPDNIEDILINEVLIF, encoded by the coding sequence ATGAAAATCTTATACGCATTCCAGGGAACCGGAAACGGACATGTGGCAAGAGCTCAGGAAATCGTTCCCATTCTTAAAAAGCATGCATCCGTCGATACGTTGATCAGTGGACATCAATCGCAGTTAAAAGCCGATTTTGACGTTAATTTTCAACATAAAGGTATTTCCCTGCTTTATAACAAAACAGGCGGTTTATCCTATCGGAAAACACTTATTGATAATAATTTCTATCAGGCTTTCAAAACGATCAGGGAAATCGAACTATCACAATATGATCTGATCATTAATGACTATGAGCCAATAACGGGATGGGCCTGTAAATGGAAGAAGTATCCGATGATTGAGTTAAGCCATCAGGCAGCAATGTTATTTAAAGAAACGCCGAAACCTGAAAAAAAAGACGTTTTTGGAGAACTCGTGCTAAAATATTATGTTCCGAGTGACAGAAAAATAGGGTTTCACTTTGAAAGTTACCATCCGCAGATCAAAAAACCGGTGATCAGAAGAAAAATCCGAAATCTCAATCCGGATAAAAAAGGGTTTTATCTGGTTTATCTCCCAAGCTTTTCTGACGCTAATATTATTAAAATTCTAAAACAGATTCCTGTGGAATGGAAAATATTTTCCAAGCACAGTACATTACAGTTCAGGGATCAAAATGTCGAAATATTTCCAATAGGCGAAACTGAATATTTAAAATCTTTTGAAAACTGTGACGGTGTTCTCTGCAATGCAGGATTTGAGAGCCCGGCGGAAGCCCTTTTCATGGATAAGAAATTATTTGTTATTCCCATACACCATCAGTACGAGCAGGAATGTAATGCCTGCGCACTGGATAAGATGGGAATACCCAATTCCAAAATTCTGAAATTGGAAGAAATAGAAGAGTGGGTAGCTTCTGATTTTCAACTGAAAGTAAACTACCCCGATAACATTGAGGATATTTTAATCAATGAAGTATTAATTTTTTAG
- a CDS encoding GNAT family N-acetyltransferase: MRFENNQSGNGGVITLNNEIKEIGRLTYTVFPEDHKFIISFVLVHPEFEGRGMGKYLVEEAIKFARENNWKVYPHCSYARAVMNRMNDVEDVFLKN, translated from the coding sequence ATGAGATTCGAAAACAATCAGTCAGGAAACGGTGGTGTCATTACTCTGAATAATGAAATTAAAGAAATCGGCAGATTAACCTATACAGTCTTTCCGGAAGATCATAAATTTATCATTTCATTTGTTTTGGTTCATCCTGAATTTGAAGGTCGCGGTATGGGTAAATATCTGGTGGAAGAAGCTATTAAATTTGCCCGGGAAAATAACTGGAAAGTATATCCGCACTGCTCATATGCCAGAGCGGTAATGAATAGGATGAATGATGTAGAAGATGTCTTCCTAAAAAATTAA
- a CDS encoding RDD family protein encodes MSQIAINTSQNVNINFTIAGVGERMLAFIIDLLIKVAYGVSVFYIFFNVLNLEYILNGLDQWSVRAVYIILLFPVFIYPVVLESLMEGQTPGKKVMKIRVVKIDGYQANFGDYLVRWFFRLIDTSFAGVIGLISMIVSKNNQRLGDIASGTAVISLKNSIDISHTILENIKEDYIPSFPQVIALSDNDMRIIKENYTKALQQDDRQVITKLSDKIKSILKLEVDATKITERQFIGTVIKDYNYYTGKDH; translated from the coding sequence ATGTCTCAGATTGCGATAAATACTTCACAAAATGTAAATATTAATTTCACCATTGCCGGTGTTGGAGAAAGAATGCTTGCCTTTATTATCGATCTTCTGATCAAGGTGGCTTACGGAGTGTCGGTATTTTATATTTTCTTTAATGTATTGAACTTAGAATATATTTTAAATGGACTGGATCAATGGTCTGTAAGGGCGGTCTATATCATTCTGCTTTTTCCGGTTTTCATTTATCCCGTCGTTCTGGAAAGCTTAATGGAAGGGCAGACTCCCGGAAAAAAGGTGATGAAAATAAGGGTGGTAAAGATCGACGGCTACCAGGCAAATTTTGGTGATTATCTTGTCCGCTGGTTTTTCAGATTGATCGATACTTCTTTTGCAGGAGTGATCGGTTTGATTTCCATGATTGTTTCAAAAAACAATCAGCGTCTGGGAGATATCGCTTCGGGCACGGCCGTCATTTCTTTAAAAAACAGTATTGACATTTCGCATACCATTTTAGAAAATATTAAAGAAGATTATATTCCTTCTTTTCCGCAGGTTATAGCTTTAAGTGATAATGATATGAGGATTATCAAAGAAAATTATACCAAAGCTTTGCAACAGGATGACAGGCAGGTCATCACTAAACTTTCTGATAAAATTAAAAGCATTTTAAAACTGGAAGTTGATGCAACAAAAATAACTGAAAGACAATTTATCGGAACCGTTATCAAGGATTATAATTATTACACAGGAAAAGATCACTAG
- a CDS encoding stage II sporulation protein M — translation MREVYFIKQNKEKWLGIEQVIQGKIKKNPDDLSSLYINLINDLSFAQTYYPKSNTTVYLNHLSSQIFQKIYKTKRVEENRLLYFFKTEVPLLVFEYRRFLMYAFLFFALFTSIGVLSAIYDKDFANIILGESYVNETIENIKKGNAVGVYQSGSTWGSTIGIIFNNIGVGARLYVYGIFGGVGTLFTLLSNSVMLGSFQYFFYDYGALKESARGIWLHGVFEIFSMVVEAMCGLILGASILFPKTLSRFHSFKNGFKDSFKIFLSTIPFTVCAGIIEGYVTRHALKMPLMLNLIIIFGSLFIIGFYYLVYPSMVSKKINNQINDTVL, via the coding sequence ATGAGAGAGGTCTATTTCATTAAACAAAATAAAGAAAAATGGTTGGGAATTGAACAGGTTATTCAGGGGAAAATAAAAAAAAATCCCGATGACCTGTCTTCGCTGTACATTAACCTGATCAACGATCTCTCTTTTGCGCAAACGTATTATCCCAAAAGTAATACTACGGTCTATCTCAATCATCTTTCTTCACAGATTTTTCAGAAAATTTACAAAACGAAGAGAGTAGAAGAGAACAGGCTGCTGTATTTTTTTAAGACAGAGGTTCCGTTACTGGTGTTCGAATACAGAAGATTTCTGATGTACGCCTTCCTGTTTTTCGCATTATTTACTTCGATAGGAGTGCTTTCAGCGATCTATGATAAAGATTTTGCCAATATCATTCTAGGCGAAAGCTATGTTAATGAAACCATTGAAAATATTAAAAAAGGAAATGCTGTCGGGGTATATCAGAGCGGTTCGACATGGGGCAGCACGATAGGTATTATTTTTAATAATATCGGTGTCGGAGCAAGACTGTATGTATATGGAATTTTCGGAGGGGTCGGTACTTTATTTACCCTGTTATCCAATAGCGTGATGCTGGGATCCTTTCAGTATTTTTTCTATGATTACGGTGCATTAAAAGAAAGTGCAAGGGGAATCTGGCTTCATGGTGTCTTCGAAATTTTTTCGATGGTAGTCGAAGCAATGTGCGGATTAATTTTGGGGGCTTCTATCTTGTTTCCAAAAACCCTGTCAAGATTTCATTCTTTTAAAAACGGATTTAAAGATTCCTTTAAAATATTCTTAAGTACCATTCCATTTACGGTCTGTGCGGGGATCATTGAGGGATATGTAACAAGACATGCCTTGAAAATGCCGTTAATGCTGAACCTGATTATTATTTTCGGTTCTCTTTTTATCATTGGATTTTACTATCTTGTATATCCGTCCATGGTCAGTAAAAAAATAAATAACCAAATCAATGATACAGTTTTATAA
- a CDS encoding DUF4013 domain-containing protein — protein sequence MIQFYKKRDFGTFISDTFNFFKLYGKNYFKSYILINGLLLILLVVVGIFGFKELFGQAFGSNLNGNAYYFEEYFQNNLGMLFITGMLMFLLYSALMVINFLFPVFYTKRVSAGEINIKTDEILGDFKRNAGKIFKLYLGLTFLVMPASLFIFGISYILIFVLIGLVILLFVTPTLFNVITFLSYDYFSSRRRFFESLSYAVRSQFSYPNGREDSPYWKYWSSTLILGIIYYIINLIFTFVPMLLFYGSLFTNPSDGNFEQNPFSGTLGIAVFIVYGISALVSFLMMNLLYINSGLMYYDSRTDLHQKVELEEIEKIGINE from the coding sequence ATGATACAGTTTTATAAAAAAAGAGATTTCGGTACTTTTATAAGTGATACATTCAATTTCTTTAAATTATACGGAAAGAATTATTTTAAAAGCTATATTTTAATCAATGGCTTGCTTTTGATTTTACTGGTGGTCGTCGGAATCTTTGGATTTAAAGAACTCTTCGGCCAGGCTTTTGGCTCCAATCTGAATGGGAATGCTTATTATTTTGAGGAGTATTTTCAAAATAATCTGGGCATGCTTTTCATTACAGGAATGCTGATGTTTTTACTTTATTCAGCATTAATGGTTATTAATTTTCTGTTTCCGGTGTTTTATACCAAAAGAGTCTCGGCAGGAGAAATAAATATTAAAACAGATGAGATTCTGGGTGATTTTAAGCGGAATGCAGGGAAGATCTTTAAGCTCTATTTAGGGCTGACTTTTCTGGTAATGCCTGCTTCCCTCTTTATTTTCGGAATTTCATATATTTTAATTTTTGTCCTGATAGGATTAGTGATTCTTCTTTTTGTCACTCCTACATTATTTAACGTCATTACTTTTCTGAGCTATGACTATTTTAGCAGCCGCCGCAGATTTTTTGAAAGTTTAAGTTATGCGGTACGGTCACAATTCTCTTATCCGAATGGACGGGAAGACTCTCCTTACTGGAAATACTGGAGTTCTACGCTTATTTTGGGCATCATTTATTATATCATCAATCTGATATTTACATTTGTGCCGATGCTGCTGTTTTACGGTTCATTGTTTACAAATCCGTCCGATGGAAATTTTGAACAGAATCCGTTTTCAGGAACTTTAGGAATCGCCGTGTTTATTGTGTACGGAATCTCGGCCCTGGTTTCATTTTTAATGATGAATTTATTATATATCAATTCAGGATTAATGTACTACGACAGCAGAACAGATCTTCATCAGAAGGTAGAACTTGAAGAAATAGAAAAGATCGGTATTAATGAATAA
- a CDS encoding DUF4129 domain-containing protein yields the protein MNKILFFLLVLFFTQNGYAQSDTEPVLPASEAYTDSLGLSHYANMLRADSVLLKKPVSENQIYPKKFKENLQSRYRGNEFDYSTSKPRESFGQKLMRKVAKILESIFGKTAFSSSAKGAEILIRLFAIVLVGFLLYIIVKFLLGKDGNFIFGKKNKKLDIAEEELHENIHEINFPESILIFEKSHDYRSAVRYQFLYVLKKLSDKKMISWNPEKTNKDYEKELKSAPLKSDFSALSYIFEYVWYGEFSIDEENYLKFKTQYQSFKP from the coding sequence ATGAATAAAATTCTTTTTTTCCTGCTGGTTTTATTTTTCACTCAGAACGGATATGCTCAAAGTGATACAGAACCGGTGTTGCCGGCCTCTGAAGCCTATACGGATTCATTGGGATTGTCGCATTATGCAAATATGCTGCGTGCGGATTCTGTATTGCTGAAAAAGCCTGTATCTGAAAATCAGATCTATCCCAAAAAATTTAAAGAAAATCTTCAGTCACGATACAGAGGGAATGAATTTGATTATTCAACATCAAAACCCAGAGAGTCGTTCGGGCAGAAACTGATGCGAAAGGTGGCAAAGATACTGGAGAGTATCTTCGGTAAGACAGCGTTCAGCTCTTCAGCGAAAGGTGCTGAAATTCTGATCCGTCTTTTTGCCATAGTCCTTGTCGGCTTTCTTTTATATATTATCGTTAAATTTCTTCTGGGTAAAGACGGAAATTTTATTTTTGGCAAGAAGAATAAAAAATTAGATATTGCTGAAGAAGAGCTGCACGAAAATATTCACGAGATCAATTTTCCGGAGAGCATCCTGATATTTGAAAAATCACATGATTACCGTTCTGCGGTCCGGTATCAGTTTTTATATGTCTTAAAAAAACTCAGCGACAAAAAAATGATCAGCTGGAATCCTGAGAAAACCAATAAAGATTATGAAAAAGAATTAAAATCTGCACCTCTCAAAAGTGATTTCTCCGCCCTTTCTTATATTTTCGAGTATGTATGGTATGGAGAATTCAGTATCGATGAAGAAAATTATCTGAAATTCAAAACCCAGTATCAGTCATTTAAACCGTAA
- a CDS encoding DUF4350 domain-containing protein: MNKTFKIYAVIFIIVMVILALLEVNKKETTDWRKNFSVNEKSPFGLFVFNEEAKSLFHNQLKKIEKTPYDYYNQHKKNPHNILIVESEVDTESWNNILDQVSKGSDAMLVVSEMPKNIADSIGYYDSQISFAEQNVLKLTDKKYQNDFITLDKFPSGRGFVYIKPQVEILGKMIDESKHEQVNFIKRKLGKGNIYVHCEPLFLTNYYLLKSGNIQYAQDVFSYLDNKETLWFVESSTQTSRFFMRFVLANPALKYAWWVLLGGLVLFIFFNAKRKQRIVPVIVPLRNTSVDFVKSIGNLYLQEGDFHDMMAKKAQYFLNKVRLDLLIDTQNLNDDFANKLQLKTGKPIELILEGIELIKKAQDPYASVIKEDLVRMNKILDEIVRI; this comes from the coding sequence ATGAATAAAACTTTCAAAATATATGCTGTAATTTTCATCATTGTCATGGTGATTCTGGCATTGCTTGAAGTTAATAAAAAAGAAACGACGGATTGGCGAAAGAATTTCAGTGTTAATGAAAAGTCGCCGTTCGGATTATTTGTTTTTAATGAAGAGGCTAAAAGTCTTTTTCATAATCAGTTAAAAAAAATAGAAAAGACTCCTTATGATTACTATAACCAGCATAAAAAGAACCCTCATAATATTCTGATTGTCGAAAGTGAAGTAGATACAGAATCATGGAATAATATTCTGGACCAGGTTTCAAAAGGTTCGGATGCCATGCTGGTCGTAAGTGAAATGCCGAAAAACATCGCAGACAGTATAGGATACTACGATTCCCAGATCTCTTTTGCCGAACAGAATGTTTTGAAACTGACGGATAAAAAATATCAGAATGATTTTATTACCCTGGATAAATTTCCGTCGGGCCGAGGTTTTGTGTATATCAAGCCTCAGGTGGAAATTCTGGGAAAAATGATTGATGAAAGTAAACATGAGCAGGTTAATTTTATCAAAAGAAAATTAGGCAAAGGGAATATTTATGTCCACTGTGAGCCTCTTTTTCTGACCAATTACTATCTTCTGAAATCCGGAAATATCCAATATGCACAGGATGTATTCTCTTACCTTGATAACAAAGAAACCCTGTGGTTTGTAGAAAGCAGTACACAAACTTCACGTTTTTTTATGAGGTTTGTTCTCGCCAATCCGGCTTTAAAATATGCCTGGTGGGTACTTTTGGGAGGCTTGGTCTTATTTATTTTCTTCAATGCAAAAAGAAAACAGCGGATCGTACCGGTTATTGTGCCTCTGAGAAACACATCGGTTGATTTCGTGAAAAGTATCGGAAATCTTTATTTGCAGGAAGGAGACTTTCATGATATGATGGCCAAAAAAGCCCAGTATTTTCTAAACAAAGTAAGATTGGATCTTTTAATCGATACCCAAAATCTGAATGATGATTTTGCGAATAAACTTCAGCTGAAAACCGGAAAACCGATAGAATTGATTCTTGAAGGTATCGAACTGATCAAAAAAGCACAGGATCCCTATGCCAGTGTCATAAAAGAAGATCTTGTAAGAATGAATAAAATACTGGATGAAATTGTAAGAATCTAA
- a CDS encoding AAA family ATPase, with protein MENFENQNIEDQISINLDKKEDQFQSRIDMIELRASLEKVKAEIAKVIVGQETMIEHLLAALLSNGHVLIEGVPGVAKTITAKLLAKTIDVDFSRIQFTPDLMPSDILGTSIFNVKNSEFEFKKGPVFSNFILIDEINRSPAKTQAALFEVMEEQQITMDGTRYIMEEPFLVVATQNPIEHEGTYRLPEAQLDRFLFKINVGYPNLEQEIIIIKNQHENKQEDKTEAVGKVITARQLKSYQQLVKQIIVEAQLMEYIAKIIINTRENQFLYLGASPRASLALLTASKAFAALRGRDFVTPEDIKEASYAVLRHRVIVSPEREMEGLTADEIIRQILEGIEIPR; from the coding sequence ATGGAAAACTTTGAAAACCAAAATATAGAAGATCAGATTTCTATAAATCTTGATAAAAAAGAAGATCAGTTTCAGTCAAGAATAGATATGATTGAACTTCGCGCAAGCCTGGAAAAAGTAAAAGCCGAAATTGCAAAAGTAATTGTAGGCCAGGAAACGATGATTGAACATCTCTTAGCCGCACTCTTATCGAACGGACATGTTCTGATCGAGGGCGTACCCGGAGTTGCCAAGACCATTACCGCAAAATTATTAGCCAAAACAATTGATGTCGATTTCAGCAGGATTCAGTTTACCCCGGATCTCATGCCTTCGGATATTCTAGGAACCTCTATTTTTAATGTAAAAAACTCTGAATTTGAATTTAAAAAAGGACCTGTTTTCTCCAACTTTATTTTAATTGACGAAATCAACAGGTCGCCTGCTAAAACCCAGGCTGCTCTTTTTGAAGTAATGGAAGAGCAACAGATCACGATGGACGGAACACGCTACATTATGGAAGAACCGTTTTTGGTAGTGGCTACTCAGAATCCGATAGAGCACGAAGGAACGTACAGACTTCCCGAGGCTCAGCTGGACCGTTTTCTTTTCAAAATAAATGTTGGCTATCCTAATCTTGAACAGGAAATAATCATCATTAAAAATCAGCACGAAAATAAACAGGAAGACAAAACAGAAGCTGTGGGCAAAGTCATTACAGCCCGGCAGTTGAAGAGCTATCAGCAGTTGGTTAAACAAATCATTGTCGAAGCGCAGCTGATGGAATATATTGCTAAGATTATTATCAATACTAGAGAAAACCAGTTTCTGTATCTGGGTGCATCTCCAAGAGCCAGTCTGGCATTATTAACGGCCTCAAAGGCATTTGCAGCACTACGGGGAAGAGATTTTGTAACGCCTGAAGATATTAAAGAAGCAAGTTACGCGGTACTGAGACACAGGGTCATTGTGTCGCCCGAAAGAGAAATGGAAGGCCTTACTGCGGACGAAATTATAAGACAGATATTAGAAGGAATAGAGATTCCCAGATAG
- a CDS encoding DUF58 domain-containing protein, giving the protein MKNLYINTHFFFMLIGVGILYVLAFFFPVFMWMAHILLVLSFLAAFVDGLLLFIEKDGIIAQRILPEKLSNGDENPVKIDVKNNYRFKITAKIIDEIPFQFQKRDFMIQKRIESGKNTFFQYILEPKERGEYQFGSLNIYAESPIGFVSKRFQFLKNADLASYPSFIHLRKYELMAIQSEFMLGGIKKIRKLGHTMEFEQIKEYVPGDDIRTINWKATSKTNRLMVNQFQDEKSQRIFMLIDTGRTMKMPFNGLSLLDYSINATMALSHIILKKSDRAGMMTFSKKTENKIAAENKSGQLKKISEALYNIKTDFFESDFNRLYQDVKYSINQRSLILLFTNFETLDGLNRQMKYLRGIAKNHLLVVVFFKNSELQTLIHKNPEKMQEIYDEIIAEKFEFEKKLIIQELRKYGIYTVYTLPENLNIDVINKYLEIKSRGIL; this is encoded by the coding sequence ATGAAGAACTTATACATCAATACACACTTTTTTTTCATGCTCATCGGAGTAGGGATACTTTATGTCCTGGCATTCTTCTTTCCGGTTTTTATGTGGATGGCCCATATTCTGCTGGTACTGTCTTTCCTGGCAGCCTTTGTTGATGGTCTTTTACTGTTCATTGAGAAAGATGGAATAATCGCACAGAGAATTTTACCCGAAAAATTATCCAATGGAGATGAAAATCCTGTAAAAATAGATGTTAAAAACAATTACAGGTTTAAAATTACGGCTAAAATCATTGATGAAATCCCTTTTCAGTTTCAGAAGAGAGATTTCATGATACAAAAGCGCATTGAATCTGGAAAAAATACATTTTTCCAATATATTCTCGAGCCCAAAGAAAGAGGAGAATATCAATTTGGAAGCTTAAATATTTATGCAGAATCACCAATCGGATTCGTTTCAAAGAGATTTCAGTTCTTAAAAAATGCGGACTTAGCCTCGTATCCTTCATTTATTCATCTCCGGAAATATGAGTTAATGGCTATTCAGAGCGAATTTATGTTGGGTGGAATCAAAAAGATAAGGAAACTGGGCCACACGATGGAGTTTGAGCAGATCAAAGAATACGTTCCGGGGGACGACATCCGCACCATCAACTGGAAGGCGACGTCTAAAACAAACCGTCTGATGGTAAATCAGTTTCAGGATGAGAAATCTCAGCGTATTTTTATGTTGATCGATACGGGAAGAACGATGAAAATGCCCTTTAACGGGCTTAGTCTGCTGGATTATTCTATTAATGCAACGATGGCGCTCTCCCATATTATTCTGAAGAAAAGCGACAGGGCAGGAATGATGACTTTTTCCAAAAAAACAGAAAACAAAATTGCAGCAGAAAATAAATCGGGACAACTGAAAAAAATATCCGAGGCTCTTTATAATATAAAGACTGACTTTTTCGAGAGTGATTTCAACAGGCTGTATCAGGATGTTAAATACTCGATTAATCAAAGAAGTCTGATCCTGCTTTTTACGAATTTTGAAACCCTGGATGGTCTTAACAGGCAGATGAAATATCTTCGAGGGATTGCAAAAAACCATTTGCTGGTTGTTGTTTTCTTTAAAAATTCAGAACTGCAGACACTGATCCATAAAAACCCGGAAAAGATGCAGGAAATCTACGACGAAATCATTGCCGAAAAATTCGAATTTGAAAAAAAACTGATCATTCAGGAACTTCGGAAATACGGTATCTATACCGTGTATACCTTACCTGAGAATCTTAACATCGATGTTATCAATAAATATTTGGAGATAAAATCAAGAGGAATTTTGTAA
- a CDS encoding OsmC family protein translates to MKITLNRINDDFLFECTNSQGNSILLDNTTQPGAKGVSPMESVLMAVAGCSGIDVVSILKKQRQEITGFKAEVEGERVQVEDAKPFKSMLVKFYLEGNIDPKKAEKAAQLSFDKYCSVSKTLEPNVEIGYEVYVNDEKI, encoded by the coding sequence ATGAAAATAACACTTAACAGAATAAACGACGATTTTTTATTTGAATGCACCAATTCACAGGGAAATTCAATTCTTTTGGACAATACAACACAGCCGGGAGCGAAAGGAGTTTCGCCAATGGAAAGTGTGCTGATGGCAGTAGCAGGATGCAGTGGGATAGATGTCGTTTCCATTTTGAAAAAGCAGAGACAGGAAATTACGGGTTTTAAAGCTGAAGTGGAAGGAGAAAGAGTGCAGGTAGAAGATGCCAAGCCCTTCAAATCGATGTTGGTGAAATTTTATCTTGAAGGAAATATAGATCCCAAAAAAGCTGAAAAAGCAGCACAGCTGTCTTTTGATAAATACTGTTCTGTATCCAAAACACTGGAACCCAATGTAGAAATCGGGTATGAAGTGTATGTAAATGATGAAAAGATTTAA